Part of the Schistocerca serialis cubense mitochondrion, complete genome genome, TGTATTACCATTTATTATTGCTGCAATAGCAGCAATTCATTTATTTTTCCTCCACCAAACAGGGTCTAATAACCCTTTAGGACTAAATGGAGATATTGAAAAAATTCCATTTCACCCATACTTTACTTTCAAGGACTCTATTACATTTGTATTAATAACATCATTATTAATTATATTATGCTTGATCAATCCTTACCTCCTAGGAGATCCGGATAATTTTGTACCTGCCAACCCATTAGTAACTCCTGTCCATATTCAACCAGAATGGTACTTCTTATTTGCATATGCAATTCTTCGTTCAATCCCTAATAAACTTGGAGGTGTTATTGCGTTATTCCTATCAATTAGAATCTTAATAATTTTACCATTTTATAATAAAACACCATTCCGAGGTATTCAATTCTATCCTATCAACCAGATTTTATTCTGAATTATAGTAGTTGTTGTATGCTTATTAACATGAATTGGAAAACGGCCTGTTGAAGAACCTTATATTATAACAGGACAAATCTTAACAATTATTTACTTTACATACTTCTTAATTAATGTGCATGTTGCAAACGCATGAGATAAGCTAATTAAGGAATAATAAGTTAATTAGCTTAGGAAAAGCATATGTTTTGAAAACATAAAACTAGAAGTTTAACTCTTCTATTAACTTTTCTTAAAAAATTTCACTAAATAAATGAAATAAATAAAATCTTTAAACCAACAAAGAAAATAAAAAAATTTAAAGATAATGGCAAAAAACTTTTTCAAGCTAAGTACATTAACTTATCGTAACGAAAACGTGGTAATGTGCCACGAACTCAAATAAAACCAAA contains:
- the CYTB gene encoding cytochrome b, which translates into the protein MNKPLRLSHPLIKIINNSLVDLPAPTNISFWWNFGSLLGLCLVIQIVTGLFLAMHYTSNIEMAFSSVVHICRDVNNGWIIRTLHANGASMFFICIYLHVGRGIYYGSYMYMHTWMIGTVILFLVMATAFMGYVLPWGQMSFWGATVITNLLSAIPYLGTDLVQWVWGGFAVDNATLNRFFTFHFVLPFIIAAMAAIHLFFLHQTGSNNPLGLNGDIEKIPFHPYFTFKDSITFVLMTSLLIMLCLINPYLLGDPDNFVPANPLVTPVHIQPEWYFLFAYAILRSIPNKLGGVIALFLSISILMILPFYNKTPFRGIQFYPINQILFWIMVVVVCLLTWIGKRPVEEPYIMTGQILTIIYFTYFLINVHVANAWDKLIKE